One region of Marivirga arenosa genomic DNA includes:
- a CDS encoding YfcC family protein yields MKFPAAQTILIIIAGLVTIMTWIIPAGSYNSLSYNESADNFVIQSQDSSYQLAASEESLSKLNVNIPIDKFTSGAIYKPISIPNTYEKLPSKPQGFMDFISAPIKGIIEAADIIFLVLIIGGMIGIMNTTGAFNAGMAWLSKVLKGKEFLLIIFTSLLISLGGTTFGLAEETLAFYPILIPIFIAAGYDTMVGLASIFLGSAIGVMASTVNPFATIIASDAAGISWTSGLEGRIVLYIVSMTVTILYILWYAKKVKNNPEKSLTDPKATKSLAYIQQATSDKHIALTLRLRIILIVFTACFVLMILGVSQWGWWFVEMTTVFFAGAILIGFIAKMKENDFIESFLQGAADLLGVAFIIGLARGITIIMNDGLISDSILFYASELTSGMNKGVFINALYFIYQGLTFFIPSSSGMAVLTMPILSPLAENVNIGRELIVNAYQMGNGLFNSVSPTGLVLASLGLVKIGYDKFLKFMVPLYIMLAIVGVIFLTILAF; encoded by the coding sequence ATGAAATTTCCTGCAGCCCAAACCATTTTAATCATCATTGCTGGTTTAGTAACAATAATGACCTGGATCATTCCAGCTGGAAGTTACAATAGTTTAAGCTATAATGAATCTGCTGATAATTTTGTCATCCAAAGCCAGGATAGCAGTTATCAATTAGCTGCATCAGAAGAAAGCTTGAGTAAGTTGAATGTAAATATTCCGATAGATAAATTTACAAGCGGGGCGATATATAAACCCATTAGCATTCCGAATACTTATGAAAAGCTTCCCTCAAAACCTCAAGGCTTTATGGATTTTATTTCAGCCCCGATTAAGGGAATTATAGAAGCAGCCGATATTATTTTCTTGGTATTAATCATTGGAGGAATGATTGGAATAATGAATACTACCGGAGCTTTTAATGCAGGGATGGCTTGGCTCTCAAAAGTGCTGAAAGGGAAAGAGTTTTTGTTGATCATATTTACTTCATTATTAATCTCTCTAGGCGGAACCACTTTTGGTTTAGCAGAAGAAACCTTGGCATTCTATCCTATACTAATCCCTATTTTCATTGCAGCGGGCTATGACACCATGGTTGGTTTAGCCAGCATTTTTCTAGGTTCTGCTATTGGTGTAATGGCCAGTACTGTCAATCCTTTTGCAACTATTATTGCTTCAGATGCTGCAGGGATTAGCTGGACTTCAGGATTGGAAGGAAGAATTGTTTTATATATAGTATCTATGACTGTTACCATCTTATACATATTATGGTACGCCAAAAAAGTAAAAAACAATCCTGAAAAATCCCTAACTGATCCTAAAGCAACCAAATCTTTAGCATACATTCAACAAGCAACTTCCGATAAACATATTGCACTTACACTAAGGTTGAGAATCATTCTAATCGTATTTACTGCTTGTTTTGTGTTGATGATATTAGGCGTTTCCCAATGGGGCTGGTGGTTTGTTGAAATGACTACAGTCTTTTTTGCAGGAGCTATATTAATTGGGTTTATAGCGAAAATGAAAGAAAATGATTTCATTGAATCTTTTCTACAGGGTGCAGCGGATTTATTAGGCGTTGCATTCATAATTGGCTTAGCAAGAGGCATTACTATCATCATGAATGATGGATTAATTAGTGATAGTATTTTGTTTTATGCAAGTGAACTTACAAGCGGGATGAATAAAGGAGTATTCATCAATGCACTATATTTTATTTACCAGGGCCTTACCTTTTTCATTCCTTCTAGTTCTGGAATGGCGGTTTTAACAATGCCTATTCTTTCGCCCCTGGCTGAAAACGTGAATATAGGTAGAGAACTTATCGTGAATGCTTATCAAATGGGGAATGGTCTTTTTAATAGCGTGAGCCCAACAGGTTTGGTTTTAGCTTCCTTAGGTTTGGTAAAAATTGGATATGATAAATTCTTAAAATTTATGGTACCTCTTTATATTATGTTAGCCATAGTGGGCGTGATATTTCTTACAATTCTAGCATTTTAA
- a CDS encoding DUF6624 domain-containing protein produces the protein MKKILAFALLLITIHFSYAQDLRKEADSLKQIGLLEPALMKYGELMIKNPTRTTSYYLAQTCALLWTKDMRDTAFHFLKYAIENDHNLAALHDPSFLSLIEDPRWKKIENHQIMMYQRNHPPIKNQKFAKELLRMIIKDQGFMYAGNLERKKYLKNGGVFNTAAIYPVLALEEKYKAENIDKLNDLLDDFGWPSVSEVPEIAIDGATLIVQHADHDMRVKFFPYVSEAFRRGEVDPLLYAKMKDRILIEKGKEQLYGTQIEIINFEKKLLPLKNPENVDKRREKIGLGPLQPYLKERFNIDWTLAHYK, from the coding sequence ATGAAAAAGATACTTGCTTTCGCCCTTTTATTAATTACCATTCATTTTTCTTATGCTCAGGATTTAAGAAAAGAAGCGGATAGTTTAAAACAAATTGGTTTACTAGAGCCTGCTTTGATGAAGTACGGTGAGCTCATGATAAAAAACCCTACACGGACTACTTCATACTACCTTGCACAAACTTGTGCATTACTATGGACTAAAGATATGCGAGACACAGCCTTCCATTTCTTAAAGTATGCCATAGAAAACGATCATAATTTGGCAGCTCTTCATGACCCTAGCTTTTTGAGTTTGATTGAGGATCCAAGGTGGAAGAAAATAGAAAACCATCAGATCATGATGTATCAAAGAAATCATCCACCTATTAAAAATCAAAAGTTTGCAAAAGAACTTCTGCGAATGATCATAAAAGATCAAGGATTCATGTATGCCGGTAATTTAGAACGAAAAAAATATTTGAAGAATGGTGGGGTTTTTAATACAGCTGCAATTTATCCAGTACTTGCTCTAGAAGAAAAGTATAAAGCAGAAAATATAGATAAACTTAATGATTTATTAGATGATTTCGGATGGCCATCTGTTTCAGAAGTTCCAGAAATTGCTATTGATGGAGCTACTCTTATTGTACAGCATGCAGATCATGATATGAGAGTCAAATTTTTCCCATATGTAAGTGAAGCCTTTAGACGGGGAGAAGTAGATCCACTTTTGTATGCTAAAATGAAGGATCGAATTTTAATCGAAAAAGGTAAAGAACAACTCTATGGTACACAGATTGAGATTATTAATTTTGAAAAGAAATTATTACCTCTTAAAAATCCTGAAAATGTAGATAAAAGGAGAGAAAAAATAGGATTAGGGCCACTTCAACCTTATTTAAAGGAAAGGTTTAACATAGATTGGACCTTAGCCCATTATAAATAA
- a CDS encoding Brp/Blh family beta-carotene 15,15'-dioxygenase: protein MTKAIFYFIAANLLFLPLLSISEGQFQNFAFYITVPFIIIFGIPHGAIDNVLFKRSKKISNFKFIAVYLSIIALNIGLWLVTPVFAYVLFLLISAYHFGQSEFTHYLKKQTFYHKILFFSWGLILIVGLIYFNLAEINLMTQKYESFASFELVHSKQMLEIIFVGSLAITLIILAQLVYKNIISIETVLMEIIVMSLTLLSFYLMPLLIGFSLYFIILHSYKVMEEEFKYLKSENIIPNLKGFLKLLTPFSVLSFAGILFLFALIYFNIISLSYGYIMLIIISSITLPHVFVMDQFYNLLFKSGFFRNS, encoded by the coding sequence ATGACTAAAGCAATATTCTACTTTATCGCAGCTAACCTATTATTTTTACCCTTGCTATCAATATCAGAAGGGCAATTTCAGAATTTTGCTTTTTATATTACTGTACCTTTCATTATCATTTTTGGAATTCCACATGGAGCGATTGATAATGTATTGTTTAAAAGGAGTAAAAAAATATCCAATTTTAAATTTATTGCGGTATACCTCAGCATAATTGCATTAAATATTGGGTTATGGCTAGTTACGCCTGTTTTTGCATATGTCTTATTCCTTTTAATTTCAGCTTATCATTTTGGGCAATCTGAATTCACACACTATCTTAAAAAACAGACCTTTTATCATAAGATTTTATTCTTTTCATGGGGTTTAATCTTAATTGTAGGCTTAATATATTTTAATTTAGCGGAAATCAACTTAATGACTCAAAAGTATGAGTCATTTGCGAGTTTTGAATTAGTACATTCTAAGCAAATGCTTGAAATAATATTTGTTGGTTCACTTGCTATCACACTTATTATACTTGCGCAGCTCGTTTATAAAAATATCATTTCTATTGAAACCGTATTAATGGAAATAATAGTAATGTCATTGACATTATTAAGCTTCTATCTTATGCCATTGCTAATTGGTTTTAGTCTTTACTTTATCATTCTACATTCTTATAAAGTAATGGAAGAGGAGTTTAAATATCTAAAATCAGAAAATATCATACCTAATTTGAAAGGCTTTTTGAAGTTACTTACTCCTTTTAGCGTACTTTCTTTTGCTGGAATACTCTTTCTTTTTGCCCTTATTTATTTTAACATAATCAGCCTATCCTATGGTTATATTATGTTAATTATCATTTCCTCTATCACCCTACCTCATGTGTTTGTAATGGATCAATTTTATAATTTATTATTCAAATCGGGTTTTTTCAGAAACTCGTGA
- a CDS encoding bacteriorhodopsin: MVLSEIIIIPEGDVVAFTFFIGYMAMMAASVFFFFERSQVDAKWKTSLLVSGLITFIAAVHYYYMKDYYLSTGENPTSLRYIDWTLTVPLMAVEFYLLTKAAGAKLNLLWKLIVASVWMLVFGYIGEAFNPEGGDTTHSVIYGVISTLGYVYILYTAWFGEVAQLAKNSDNAKVKQGVRVLAWFVLVGWAIYPIGYMCMPGGWLNVALGWGPENVDLFYNIADAINKIGFGLVVYGIAINSSNKS, encoded by the coding sequence ATGGTACTATCAGAGATTATTATCATTCCCGAAGGGGACGTAGTAGCATTTACCTTTTTTATAGGGTATATGGCTATGATGGCAGCATCCGTATTCTTCTTTTTTGAGAGAAGTCAAGTTGATGCTAAATGGAAAACCTCATTATTGGTTTCCGGTCTTATTACCTTCATTGCAGCAGTTCACTACTACTATATGAAGGATTACTATTTGAGTACAGGTGAAAACCCTACATCATTGCGTTACATTGACTGGACTTTAACAGTTCCATTGATGGCTGTAGAGTTTTATTTATTAACAAAAGCTGCTGGAGCTAAACTAAACTTATTATGGAAGCTTATTGTGGCTTCTGTATGGATGTTAGTATTTGGTTACATTGGTGAAGCTTTCAACCCAGAAGGCGGAGATACTACACACTCGGTAATTTATGGTGTAATATCAACACTAGGTTATGTTTATATCCTTTATACTGCATGGTTTGGTGAGGTTGCTCAACTTGCTAAAAACAGTGATAATGCCAAGGTAAAACAAGGTGTTAGAGTACTAGCATGGTTTGTTTTAGTAGGATGGGCTATTTATCCGATTGGGTATATGTGTATGCCTGGTGGCTGGTTAAATGTAGCTTTAGGATGGGGTCCTGAAAATGTAGATTTATTCTACAATATAGCGGATGCTATCAACAAAATTGGATTTGGTTTAGTAGTTTATGGTATTGCGATTAACTCATCAAACAAATCATAA
- a CDS encoding TlpA family protein disulfide reductase: MYKAIIKTLIVSYLLFVSSFTSKALQEDFDLNGKSSFLIENTSTDTAFINIENWYTIPWKVQKIDTFILKNNSFYTSLISQAKDYFNLKINNKAFKIFSKPGSIVQIIYQSEDNIDFSGSEKDVNEFLLKKGNYFQSTESDWMPRVRFTHNADEFEEIITANDSITKLQQKFLTDNKMELPNWYFSFERKRLNYLNAYWKLNSLMYRKRMLNKSDSLGSQFLELTINDLSINDSDMLGNKRYMNFLSDFIGYKSDPMYENKMPSNIEEWIVFYEHSIDVINQLLTAEVKDTYLTFTLLNIIERRRYIFNTKWIENIEGEELKKLVLQKYEANPILPKGSQLPFFLLTDSDGNRIKSNDFKGRILLINFWATWCKPCIKEFPYENKLVERYDDQELSVVNICMYSDKKTWKKYIQKYQLKSINLFAENSWTSKIEKDFGIRGIPHSVLVDENGKVFQNKCARPSEDISKEIDKILIKDY, encoded by the coding sequence ATGTATAAAGCCATTATTAAAACATTAATTGTCAGTTATTTACTATTTGTAAGCTCATTTACTTCCAAAGCTTTACAAGAGGATTTTGACTTAAATGGAAAAAGCAGTTTTTTAATTGAAAATACTTCCACTGATACTGCTTTTATCAACATTGAAAACTGGTATACCATACCATGGAAAGTTCAAAAAATTGATACATTTATATTAAAAAATAATTCGTTTTATACTTCACTAATATCGCAAGCCAAGGATTATTTCAATCTAAAAATTAATAATAAAGCATTTAAAATATTTTCTAAACCTGGCTCCATCGTTCAAATAATATATCAGTCAGAAGATAATATCGATTTTAGCGGCTCAGAAAAAGATGTTAACGAGTTTTTGTTAAAAAAGGGAAATTATTTTCAATCAACAGAATCGGATTGGATGCCCCGCGTTCGTTTTACACATAATGCTGATGAATTTGAAGAAATTATAACCGCAAATGATTCAATCACAAAACTTCAACAAAAGTTCTTGACCGACAATAAAATGGAATTACCCAATTGGTATTTTTCATTCGAAAGGAAAAGGCTAAACTATCTCAATGCCTATTGGAAATTAAACAGTTTAATGTATAGAAAAAGAATGCTCAATAAATCGGATTCTTTAGGGTCTCAATTTTTAGAATTAACCATTAATGATTTGTCAATTAATGATTCGGATATGTTGGGAAATAAAAGGTATATGAATTTTTTAAGCGATTTCATAGGCTATAAATCAGACCCAATGTATGAAAATAAAATGCCTTCAAACATTGAAGAATGGATAGTATTTTATGAACATTCAATAGATGTAATTAATCAGCTATTAACAGCTGAGGTTAAGGATACCTACTTGACATTTACTTTGTTAAATATTATTGAAAGAAGAAGGTATATTTTTAATACTAAATGGATTGAAAATATTGAAGGTGAGGAATTAAAAAAATTAGTCTTACAGAAATATGAAGCCAATCCCATTTTGCCAAAAGGATCACAGCTACCTTTCTTTTTATTAACCGACAGTGATGGAAATAGAATTAAATCCAATGATTTTAAAGGTAGAATTCTATTGATAAATTTCTGGGCAACATGGTGTAAGCCTTGTATTAAGGAATTTCCCTATGAAAATAAATTAGTTGAGCGATATGACGATCAAGAGCTAAGTGTAGTTAATATATGCATGTATTCAGATAAGAAAACGTGGAAAAAATATATTCAGAAATACCAATTAAAGTCAATTAATCTCTTTGCTGAAAATAGTTGGACTTCAAAAATTGAAAAGGATTTTGGAATTAGAGGAATTCCTCACAGTGTATTGGTTGATGAAAATGGAAAAGTATTTCAAAATAAGTGTGCCCGACCAAGTGAAGATATATCAAAAGAGATTGATAAAATACTCATTAAGGATTATTAA
- a CDS encoding MotA/TolQ/ExbB proton channel family protein has product MSIIELHFTGGILFMGILFLLLVAVIITSVIAFKNKSERWLKISQEIALFALVFGILGQLVGLFGAFEAIEQVGEVSQALLAGGLKVSSYPTLYGFFIFLVGKGLKIGFSLINK; this is encoded by the coding sequence ATGAGCATTATTGAATTACATTTTACAGGAGGTATATTATTTATGGGAATACTGTTTCTTTTACTAGTGGCAGTAATTATCACCTCAGTTATAGCATTTAAAAATAAGTCAGAGAGATGGCTTAAAATATCTCAGGAGATCGCACTATTTGCATTGGTTTTCGGAATCTTAGGTCAGTTGGTAGGCTTGTTTGGTGCTTTTGAAGCTATAGAACAAGTTGGAGAAGTTTCCCAAGCATTATTAGCTGGGGGTTTGAAAGTTTCTTCTTATCCTACCTTATATGGTTTTTTCATTTTTTTAGTTGGAAAAGGTTTAAAAATCGGATTTAGTTTAATTAATAAATAG
- a CDS encoding sensor histidine kinase: MFKLLYHILFWGLSFLLCSFLMSYNNNWNEAFLLSSIYMPITIGLAYTISYYLIPQFLLKGKKFRFALYSIYTFIIAEFITLTLNTIIFIFIANYQYDLMPPATQDFAILNTVLFLIVMLFLAITSIDKWRATDTEKNEALKNMAEAELKFLKSQLNPHFLFNTMNNLYALSLKKSDKAPELILRLSALLEYILENSKKNLVRLSDEVKVLEDYIYIESFRFGDRLKIHQELNVGNQNEIQIPPLLLITLMENCFKHGGKNNSDELIINYMIEVIESKIKISFSNNFVSSESNSQAIGLKNIKSQLAYLYKSHYKMNHMITGKIFKIEIELPCQ, from the coding sequence ATGTTTAAATTATTATACCATATCCTATTTTGGGGCCTATCCTTTTTGCTTTGTTCATTCTTGATGAGCTATAACAATAATTGGAATGAGGCATTTTTACTTTCTTCTATTTACATGCCGATAACCATTGGATTAGCATATACTATTTCTTACTACCTTATTCCACAGTTTTTACTAAAGGGTAAAAAATTTAGGTTTGCGCTTTACTCAATATATACTTTCATAATTGCAGAATTTATAACTCTAACACTTAATACCATCATTTTCATTTTTATTGCCAATTATCAATATGACTTGATGCCTCCTGCCACTCAGGATTTTGCCATATTAAATACTGTTTTATTTCTTATTGTCATGCTTTTTTTAGCCATTACTAGTATCGATAAATGGCGAGCAACTGATACAGAAAAGAATGAAGCATTGAAAAACATGGCTGAGGCAGAATTGAAATTTTTAAAAAGCCAACTGAATCCACATTTCTTATTCAATACCATGAATAACTTATATGCTTTAAGCCTTAAAAAATCAGATAAAGCACCAGAACTTATATTAAGGCTAAGTGCATTACTGGAATATATATTAGAGAATAGTAAAAAGAACTTAGTTAGATTATCAGATGAGGTTAAGGTTTTGGAAGACTATATCTATATAGAGAGTTTTAGGTTTGGAGACCGATTAAAAATACATCAAGAATTGAATGTTGGAAATCAAAATGAGATTCAAATTCCACCACTTCTACTTATCACCTTGATGGAAAACTGTTTTAAACACGGTGGGAAAAATAATTCTGATGAATTAATTATTAATTACATGATTGAAGTGATTGAGTCTAAGATTAAAATTTCTTTTTCTAATAATTTCGTCAGTTCAGAATCAAATTCTCAAGCAATTGGACTAAAAAATATTAAAAGTCAATTGGCTTATTTATACAAAAGTCATTACAAAATGAACCATATGATAACTGGTAAAATTTTTAAGATCGAAATAGAACTGCCATGTCAATGA
- a CDS encoding LytR/AlgR family response regulator transcription factor — translation MKKWKCVIADDEPLARELISDYTDKVPFLELKGVFKDAWEVREFLKSNKVDLLFLDIEMPGLDGLTFIKSNPTRPKVIFITAHRKYAVDAFEVKAIDYLLKPISFERFLKAVNELDNEAEIKQTKDHIFITHERQQVKLMLSDIKYIEARGDYLKFYLESLKPILTKMTLKTLIEELPESFIQIHRSFVINQDKIMAYQKEKVKVGEDWLTISRSFKKDLNLGD, via the coding sequence ATGAAAAAGTGGAAATGTGTAATAGCAGATGACGAGCCTTTAGCTCGTGAATTAATTAGCGATTATACTGATAAAGTCCCTTTCCTTGAACTTAAGGGAGTTTTTAAAGATGCTTGGGAAGTACGAGAGTTTCTAAAAAGTAATAAAGTAGATTTACTATTTTTGGATATAGAAATGCCTGGTTTAGATGGTCTTACATTTATAAAAAGTAATCCAACTAGACCGAAAGTCATTTTCATAACAGCCCATAGAAAATACGCAGTTGATGCATTTGAAGTAAAAGCTATTGATTACTTATTAAAGCCCATATCCTTCGAAAGATTTCTAAAAGCTGTAAATGAATTAGATAATGAAGCAGAAATAAAGCAGACAAAAGATCATATATTCATAACCCATGAAAGACAGCAAGTAAAACTCATGCTTTCTGATATAAAATATATAGAAGCAAGAGGAGACTATTTAAAGTTCTATCTGGAAAGTCTAAAGCCTATTTTAACAAAAATGACTTTAAAAACATTGATAGAGGAATTACCCGAATCATTTATTCAAATTCACCGCTCTTTTGTAATTAATCAGGATAAAATAATGGCCTACCAAAAAGAGAAGGTTAAAGTTGGTGAAGATTGGCTGACTATTTCAAGATCTTTCAAAAAGGATTTGAATTTGGGTGATTAG
- a CDS encoding SDR family NAD(P)-dependent oxidoreductase: MKTIAITGATSGIGLATSEALLEKGNKLFFLVRNVDKAKNIISDWKQKENVSIIECDLADLKSVKKASQTLLEKTDHLDVLINNAGGTFQERKESKDGFELHLAVNHLGHFLLTKQIFTLLEKSNTKVINVSSEAHRAAKPDWSDLNLKNKYSAILGYANAKLYNILFTKSLVDKGISSYALHPGVINSGFGDSLPSVLKIMWNLGKPFMKTTREGASTSIYLATNELSADKNGEYFKDKKVKKATSLANSSAARERLWEESEKMIASL, from the coding sequence ATGAAAACTATTGCAATAACAGGTGCTACTTCCGGGATTGGCCTTGCTACTTCTGAAGCATTACTTGAAAAAGGAAATAAACTATTCTTTCTAGTGAGGAATGTAGATAAAGCTAAAAATATTATTTCTGATTGGAAGCAAAAAGAAAACGTTAGCATCATTGAATGTGATTTGGCTGATCTAAAGTCCGTAAAGAAAGCATCACAAACATTATTAGAAAAAACTGATCATTTAGACGTATTAATTAATAATGCTGGTGGTACCTTTCAAGAAAGAAAAGAGAGCAAAGATGGATTTGAACTACATTTGGCAGTAAATCATTTGGGTCACTTCCTTTTAACTAAGCAGATATTTACTCTACTTGAGAAAAGTAATACTAAGGTGATCAACGTGAGCTCAGAAGCTCATCGTGCGGCTAAACCTGACTGGTCAGATCTTAATTTAAAAAACAAATATTCAGCCATATTGGGTTATGCAAATGCAAAACTCTACAATATCCTATTCACAAAATCATTAGTTGATAAAGGAATAAGCTCCTATGCTTTGCATCCTGGCGTAATTAATTCAGGTTTTGGTGATTCTTTGCCAAGTGTACTTAAAATCATGTGGAATTTAGGAAAGCCTTTTATGAAGACAACACGTGAAGGAGCCTCCACCTCTATTTACTTAGCCACTAATGAATTGTCGGCTGATAAAAACGGTGAATATTTTAAAGATAAAAAGGTGAAAAAAGCGACTTCATTAGCAAATAGTTCTGCGGCTAGAGAACGTTTGTGGGAAGAAAGCGAAAAAATGATTGCCAGCCTTTAA
- a CDS encoding MFS transporter gives MPELIADFSLPITALGSLTSAVQFGFILGTLVFAIFSISDSFSPTKVFFVCAVLGALFNLGVIWDNNNFNSLLLFRFLTGFFLAGIYPVGMKIASDYFEKGLGKSLGFLVGALVLGTAFPHLLNLFTQDIQWEFVLYFTSSLAFVGGLLMFFLADGPNRKKVQKPDFTAFFQVFKKKEFRASAFGYFGHMWELYAFWAFIPIFLGVYQGFHKTVEFNISLMSFIIIGVGGIACISGGYISESLGTKKTAAWSLSLSGLCCLISPIAVMYFNPALFIGFLIFWGMVVIADSPLFSTLVATHAPAENKGTALTIVNSIGFAITIISIQLLNILRIELRPEYLFSILAIGPVSGLYFLNSKNPLKAR, from the coding sequence ATGCCCGAATTAATAGCCGATTTCAGCTTACCTATTACCGCACTAGGAAGCCTAACCTCAGCTGTGCAGTTTGGCTTTATTTTGGGCACACTGGTTTTCGCTATCTTTTCTATTTCCGACAGCTTTTCCCCCACCAAAGTGTTTTTCGTTTGCGCTGTTTTAGGAGCCCTTTTTAATTTAGGTGTGATTTGGGATAATAATAATTTCAATTCACTATTACTTTTTCGTTTTTTAACTGGCTTTTTCCTCGCAGGTATTTATCCGGTAGGAATGAAAATTGCATCAGATTATTTTGAAAAAGGATTAGGAAAATCTTTAGGGTTTTTAGTTGGGGCTTTAGTATTAGGAACCGCTTTTCCTCATCTATTAAATTTATTCACACAAGATATTCAATGGGAATTCGTCCTATATTTCACTTCATCATTAGCTTTCGTTGGAGGGTTGCTCATGTTCTTTTTAGCCGATGGCCCCAACCGCAAAAAGGTTCAAAAACCTGATTTCACAGCCTTTTTTCAAGTGTTTAAAAAGAAAGAATTTAGGGCTTCTGCCTTCGGTTATTTTGGGCACATGTGGGAACTATATGCCTTCTGGGCTTTTATCCCTATATTTCTTGGCGTCTATCAAGGTTTCCATAAAACCGTAGAATTCAACATTTCTTTAATGTCATTTATAATTATTGGTGTTGGAGGTATAGCATGTATATCCGGTGGATATATTTCAGAAAGCTTGGGAACTAAAAAAACAGCTGCATGGTCTCTATCCTTATCTGGCCTATGTTGTCTAATTTCGCCAATAGCAGTTATGTATTTCAATCCCGCACTTTTCATTGGGTTTTTAATTTTCTGGGGAATGGTAGTAATAGCTGACTCTCCTCTTTTTTCAACCTTAGTCGCTACTCATGCACCTGCTGAAAATAAAGGTACTGCATTAACCATTGTAAATTCAATCGGATTTGCCATTACTATCATAAGCATTCAATTATTAAATATTCTAAGAATAGAGCTGAGGCCAGAATACTTGTTTAGTATTTTAGCTATAGGGCCAGTTTCAGGTTTGTATTTTCTAAATTCTAAAAACCCATTGAAGGCTAGATGA
- a CDS encoding NYN domain-containing protein, whose product MDINLAVLIDGDNIPSANVKEMMEEIAKYGNPTIKRIYGDWTKPNLSKWKNLLLENAITPIQQYGYTTGKNATDSAMIIDAMDILYSEKVDGFCLVSSDSDFTRLATRLREAGMKVYGIGEKKTPNPFIVACDKFIYIEILNTQPEEKEASSDKSKPNVDKITQKDIKLISSTISDLADDDGWAFLGDVGNLLQKKQPNFDSRNYGYPKLTPLIKSIKNFEIEERIGNKNNLKLVYVRLKKKQK is encoded by the coding sequence ATGGATATCAATTTAGCAGTACTAATAGATGGGGATAACATTCCTTCGGCCAATGTGAAAGAAATGATGGAGGAAATTGCTAAATACGGTAATCCTACCATTAAAAGAATTTATGGGGATTGGACTAAGCCTAATTTAAGTAAGTGGAAAAACTTACTGTTGGAAAATGCCATCACACCCATACAGCAATATGGCTACACCACTGGGAAAAATGCTACTGATTCGGCCATGATCATAGATGCAATGGATATCTTATATTCCGAAAAAGTAGATGGCTTTTGCTTGGTTTCCAGTGATAGTGATTTTACCCGATTGGCTACCAGGCTCCGAGAGGCAGGCATGAAAGTTTATGGAATTGGAGAAAAGAAAACCCCTAATCCATTTATAGTAGCTTGTGATAAGTTTATTTATATAGAAATATTAAATACCCAACCTGAAGAAAAAGAAGCTAGTTCTGATAAATCAAAACCTAATGTTGATAAAATTACTCAAAAAGACATTAAACTGATATCAAGTACCATTTCCGATTTAGCTGATGATGACGGATGGGCATTCTTGGGTGATGTCGGTAACTTATTGCAGAAGAAACAACCTAATTTTGATTCGAGAAACTATGGTTATCCTAAACTTACCCCTCTTATCAAATCCATTAAAAATTTTGAGATCGAGGAGCGCATAGGAAATAAAAATAATCTGAAACTAGTTTATGTTCGACTTAAAAAAAAGCAGAAATAG